In Arachis hypogaea cultivar Tifrunner chromosome 7, arahy.Tifrunner.gnm2.J5K5, whole genome shotgun sequence, the genomic window AAGTCCTATTAACACCGATAAACAATATGAAAGACCCATGAGCAAAACAAGATTAGTTAATTACTTAATCCTTTCAATAGTAGTTATTCGGGCAGAGCATATAACACAAACCTTAAACATAGACCTGCAATGGTAATCCTGGTCAAACTACTGTCATTTTCTCCCTCCGAAAGACTTGTCTGCAAGgaaaatatataaacaattaattGTTCCCCAGCGGATGCCAGAAATATTATGGCACATCAAAGGACCAATAGACACAGCAACTTGCCAATGCAGAGAGAACTAGATAAACATTTTTCATTAATGTATTTAAAATCAGCAAATGCTGAATAAGATCATCCAAGATAAACATGTAGAGGGAGTTTCTCATCTTTGGGATTTGAATACTGAGATAATAACTAAAGATTTTCAGCCTCATCAAGCCAAATTCAAATGCATTTTCCAAATTTACTGTGTAATACTTCCAGTATAAATTGCATGAACATGCAAGACAAATATGCCCTTAGCTCTATAGTCAGCTTGCTTTTCAAATATGAAGGCAAGGGTTTATGTTTATGTACCTCTAGATCAACAAAAATATTGTAATCATAACTCAAAATGATTCAACGGTGGATACACCCTTCCATTCTCCTTTTAGAGGAACTTTTTCTAGTTGATTATATTGTACCTACTAGATATAAGAGTAATGTAGACTCGATCATGAAGAATAATGTCAGAATATCTCAGAAAAAATTCAATATATCCTGCATATTTAATGTATCTCACGATAATCTTCAGAATATAATATGGAATGTCATTAAGGAAGGATTTTGTTACTTGTCATTTGCCAATTGTACTATGTGTATTACTttaattagggttagaaattttattttgcatACAGATTTTAGCTCGTACTCATAAGACTACACCAGCACCTGatttttgttttaacttttaaacaCTTACATCATTCTATGCATGTTATAAATCCTCCTTTCCCTATACATATTCTATGGCATCAACAGGTGACGCAAACTGTACCAGGAAGGGAAGAATGATTCACAAATAAAGACAGAAAAAAGAATATAATCAAGGAAATCAcccaagagagaaaaagggacTGCATTAATAGTTCAAGCTGGAACTCTGCAAATTAATGGCAATTGTATGATCATTTTTGTATGCCATGGAACGAAAGAGCATAGAATTTGGACCGAGACAGTGGCAGCAACTTCCACGGCTACATCGCAGATGTAATCGTAACATCAACAGCTCCAACAGTTCCATGACAGCACCAATACCAATACTGGAGATAATTTCCAGCAGAAACCCAACAAAAGTTGAGCGATAGTACTAAAACGGAGACATATATTATTGCAATTAAAACAAGAGCATGTAAGAAAAGAACAAAATGCAGCAGAGTAAAGGTGGAAGCATTACAGTTTCACAAATGGAGTCAGAATAGGGGAAAATGGTACTGATTCAGAGACAAGAATGAAGGGGGTGTGGGGCTGAACAAGACCAAAACAGGGACTGAGATGGTTCATTAGTAGTGACGTCGGTGATGACAACAGCAGACGCGACGATGGTGAACGGCTCCTCCATCGCGACCCTCTCTTCCTCCCTTCTCTGGCCAGCTCAAACTCTCCTTCATTCAGCAATGACGGCGGCCCCCAACAGAGACAGCGGCGGCCTCAACGGCAATGGCTTGTCCGTGACGGAGGCGGCCCTCCCTTCTTCCCTCGTCGCGGTTCTTCCTCCTCCGTGAACCCCATTCTCTCTCTAAGAAGCTCCCTCATTCACTCTCTCAAGCTTAGCAACAGCTCCCTTCGACGATGACCCAGGCAACCACAGCGACGATGGATGCTTCAGCGACGGCAACAAGGCACGGCGCgcctccttctctttctctctctggcGTCTTGGTTCTCCTCTctgtttctttttcattctttcatTCTCAGGGTTTGGGAAAAAGAGGAGTAAGGGTATTGTAGGAATTTTACAATTATCTTCTCTTAAACTTATTGGTATCTCTTCCTTTTTCGTGTTCTTCGAGTCAAGCAACTTAAACTGGTTCTTGAAATTCTTCAACATAcattgtggtgtttttgtacagAAGATTTTTTGGAAAGAGAAACTTCAGAAGTTGCCAACTTTCTTCTCTTTGTGCCTCCGCGAGAATCAGCACCATCATCGTCCTTCTTCTGTTCGCACTGTGCATCAGTTGACAAGGTTCTACAACCTTCTGCGTCAGTTGAATACTCGTGTAATGTAGTGGAAAAGAGCCATGCAAAGGTTGTAGAACCTTGTCAACTGATGCACAACTGATGCACAGTGCAAACAGAAGAAGGACGATGACGGTGCTGATTCTCGCGGGAGGCAGAAAGAGAAGAAAGTTGGCAACTTCTGAAGTTTCTGTTTCCACAAAATCTTCTGCGCAAGAACACCACAATGCATGTTCAAGAATCCCAAGAACCGGTTCTAAGGTGCTTGACTcgaagaacacgaagaaggaagaggaagaacaTCACAATGCATGTTCAAGAATCCCAAGAACCGGttcgaagaaggaagaggagatgaaggTTGTTCTGAATGAGCAGAGAATGGATCGTTACCAAAAGATGCAGTGTTGGGTGATCTTGAAGCGCTTCGTGGTTGGAAGAGATGGCTGGGCTTTCAATAAGACTGTGGATCCCAAGAAGTTAGGGATTGTTGGTAACAAATGTGAGAGTGTGTTGTTGAAGCCAATAGGGTTTGAGGATATAGAGTCAAAGCTGCACAAATTCGTGTATTCAGGGCCTCATGAATTTGCAAACGATATGAGGCTTTTGTTTTCTTATGGATTCATGTACCCTCAAAGGGATCAGATTCAGTGAGAGCTTTGAAATTACTTGGAAGGTTGACGGAAAAGTGGTCAACTGAAGAGAGGAAAAGGAACAAGATCTTCAAAAGGGGAAGAAGCAGAAAGTGGAAGAAGGCCACGTAGGCATCAACGTGTTGGATTCAACTCTTTTGCTAAGTACTATATTATTTTTTCGACAATTTTCTTTACCAATGTTTCTCAAACAAATTCGAGCCAACtactttcttttttaattcatCTTAGTGTGATGAAACTGTGAAATCCGTCCGCTTGGTTTTTAGCTTCAGTCAAATTTTGGCTTACTCATATTTGTTACACTTGATGTATGTTTTAATTTCTTCTGTTAATAATATTCTAATTGTTACACTTTTTATGGTAATTCCTTCAATGAACTCCAAGATAAAAGTGATTCTGGAATTCTCTGCTTGCAAGGGTTGCATACATGGCTATAAATCCATTCAAATAAAGAATGATATAGAAAACAATGAAGTAATTCAGATACATAATAATAACAATGACATTCAAATAAGTGATGTTTCAGATATGAAATGAAATCAAGGCTGAATAGGGTGACTCACTTAACAACTGCATAAGAAGGATTAACAGTCTTTAACTCAATTATGACAAAAATAAGCAGAAAGGCACCAATTTAATGAATAAGAGTGGCATGGAAGGAGGGAGTAACAAAGTCAGAACCATGATGATGGTGTTACTATGATAGCACTTAGCACCAGAATTCGTGTTTAGGTAAGAGTGGTTGAAATCATAGCAAACATAAACATAAGGGATGAGTTGTGCAGAAAATggaaaaatatgtttgtattgtGAATCAGAATTATTATGTGTCTCAAGTACAACATATATAAGCTATGCTAAATGAAAGGTGAGTCAGCTTGCTAACTCCAAGACTAGTCACAACAGAATAACTGATAACTAACTAGATAACTTGCTGATCAACTACTAACATTTTCTGCAGTATTTGTTTGATCTGTTTCATGGTTTTCTTGATTCTTATGCATATTTACTCTGTTATAATTAAATGGAGAAAAAGTGAGGAAAAAGAGGAGACCCAGATAAATCTCCTCAAATGCGGCCAAGATGGAACTTGTAGTTAAATACTACTGTTTTTTTAATACATTAGTGTATATATTTAGATACATCGATTGGCAAACTTTCCAAGAAACTGAAAACAGCTATAGACGTATGCAATCGCTTGAAGAACAAATAACAGCAGAAGAGAGCTTGAGAAAACAAAACAGATGCAACAACTCTATACTAATTTGAATATACCTCTATTATTATTGTATATGAAAGAAAGGTGTACACAAAAGTGATTCTTTTCATTTAAGCTAATCCAAAAGACTACAAGCTATTTATACATATGCTGCTGCACTATTATGCAGACCAATTGTGCCCATCAAACATAGGTTTGTGCGATAAAAATATCGAAACTCCAAATTTTTGTTGACTTCTtaataaaattctcaaattacTCCCACTCTTTATCTTCAATCTCAATATCATCACCATCTCTTTTTTTCCAAATCTCAAATTTTCATATTCGATTTTGTAAAAATTTGAGATTTGAAGAAGAGACAATGATAAAGTTGTGGTTGAAAATAAAGAATGTGGATGAtttgagaattttattaaaaagttaacaaaaatttaaagtttgagtaCTTTTATCATACTACGAAACCGTGAGAATATAACATTAGTTTTTTTTCTTCGACGAATATTTTATTAGTGTTCGTAAAATTAATAGGtacaaatgatttttttttattttaatagttgattttataATGGTCGATTTTAGCATATAATTAGCCCTGACTGATTTTTAAATTAGACAAAAAGGCATCAATAGGCAAGTGGAATAATTAAGGGGGCAAGGCTACGCACAATTTGTCTTTGACGGTGTAAAGGCAAGGAATAAAAAAAAAGCATTAGATTTGCTCTCACctcctttttcttcattccctcctTCATGACCcttctttccttctcttttttgttttttaattttttcaacctTAGCTTCTAAGTCTGCTCTCCTCCTTCTCCAATCTCTCCCTCAAATattctctctcctttctttgCATTCTTTCCCTTCCCTTCTTCAATGGCAAGTGCAAATGCAATCCACATCAAACACCAAAAACTAGCACCAGAAAAAAACCAAGATGACCCCAACAACAAGTTCTATTACCATTTTCTCTACAAAGCAGCCTTAGTTGCAATCTTCTTCGTTATCCTTCCTATGTTTCCTTCACAAGCTCCTGACTTCATCAACCAATCTCTGGTAATCATCTTTGTTGCACTAAATattcatgtttttcatatatgCCATACTGTTATCTATCTTATCCTTCCTGGTTTGTTTtagatataattaataaaatcttcGTGTTCATATGTCTTATTTGGCACTCAGAATTGGTATTTTTGTACGTGCAACGTAGGTAACAAGAAACTGGGAACTCCTTCACATACTGTTTGTTGGTATTGCAATCTCTTATGGCCTCTTCAGCCGTAAGAATGATGAGAAGGTGGAAAAAGAGAACCATGGAACCAAGTTCGATAACGCGCAGACGCTTGTTTCGAGGTTCCTTCAGGTGTCTTCGTTCTTCGAGGACGAAGCTGAAAtaatcccttcttcttcttctgatgaaagcgccaccaccaccaccaccactaccagcAGCAACAAAGTGCAAACTTGGAACAATCAACACTACAGGAAGGAGCCTGTGGTGGTTGTGGCAAATCAGCAACAACCAGCACAACATCGCTCTAATTTCGAAAGcaagggtggtggtggtggcagtgGCAGCTTCGCAAGTGGTGAAGGCTCGAGAATTATTGGTGAGAAGCTATGATAAAGAAAGAATTCATTTTTGAAACTCAAAAGAGGCGAAAACAAAGACACAAACTTGTTTCCGGGTTTTTTCGTCCTAGAAACAGATTAAACACAGCTTTTACCTTCTTAAATTTGTGATTATTCTTTGGCTTCGTTAGTACAGTAGAATTATTGTATTTGAAGAAAATCTCATACTCTAAACTATTCAAACTGTGATGTTGATGGTGTGATTATTATTTGACTTCGTTCTTACAGTagcattattatatttaataatgatATTAACTTTGTAGGTGAGAAGCCTCTGCTTTTGCCGGTTCGAAGCTTGAAGTCTCGTTTATGTGATGATCCACATGTTGACGATGCTGATGAAATTGCTAAACCTGTTAATGGAACAACAACAAGCTCTGTGTGTCTTAATAGATCAAATTCTAATAACAAGAAAATAGGGTCCAAAAGATTCTCACCAAGTAATTCAATGAAGACTAGAAATGGTGAACTTGAAGGTCCCGGTAGTCCAAGAATTGTGGAAAACATGAAGGACAGTAATGTTGTGCTTCCATCTCCAATTCCATGGAGATCAAGGTCAGGGAAAGAAATTGAAACCCCAACAGCTCAGAATCCTTCTTCAATGGAGGAATCTGAGTTCAACAAGGTGGAATCAAGATCAGTGATGAGGTCCCAAACTTATTCACGTTCATCAAGAACAAGTCCCGTTTCATCTGCAGAGTCAGTTGCAAAGAACTCTGAGAAGGTGATGAGGAAGGTGGTGTTCTGCAAGTCTTGTCCTCCTCCGCCGCCTCCACCGCCGCCCATGTTCCAAAAATCAGTCTCTATGAAACCATTCAGGTACGGTTCTTCATTCAATCGAAGCGGTAGTTCCTTTGATAAGGAATTGAAGAGGAGCTTCACAAGTGAAGGGAGAAGAACTTTTATtgctgataataataataataataataataataagaatatggGTTCTTTCTCAAAGAGCAAAGAGGTCAAAGAACAATTTGACGatcaagaaccaagaagaaagaATAACAAAACAGGTATGGGATATGAAAATAAGATGTCTTTTAGAACTGACAAATTCATGCCAGAGGCAAAAGCTCCAACAATGGAATtagcagaggaagaagaagaggagaaagaagaaagcTTCCTAGAGAAGGGGATGATGGAAAATGATCATTATGATGACGAGGACGAAGACGATGATAAGTCCTCAGAATATGAAGATGAAGATGTTGCTAGAGAAGCAAGGATGATGcagaaagagaaagtggaaaatCTACCACCACATGTTGAAGAAGCTTCAAagactgaagaagaagaaagtgcaGCACCTTCTTGTGACGTAGATAAGAAAGCTGATGAGTTCATAGCCAAGTTTAGGGAGCAAATAAGGCTTCAGAGAATCGAGTCCATCAAGAGGAGTACAAGAACTACTAGGAAATCTTCAAggtaaagttaaaaaaatatcttgAAGATCCTTATTATATAATATGAGTTATGAGATGTTATTAAAAAGAGTGGATGTTTTGTTTCCACAGTTTTATTAAGCTTGTAATTTAATTTGGATTTGGATTCTTCTCCTATTTACCAACTCCCAACAAATTTTCAACTCAAAATCACGACATCTAAATGAGTagaaaaaaattatgtcatttgaaacATAACTTATTAGCTCatttatgtttattaataattagaaataataacgaaataatttttttattaatggtgacctcataaatattttattaatatgaatcaacaaattttttgttctctttttgtAAAAGTTAGAAAAATCGTgtcttaatttaattaatttatttgatgcTAATCGATTACTAAAAAATGAGTGGTGTCAAAAATCGATTGTGAATATaacacaatcgattgaataagaaaattcaatcgattaaaagcacaataaattaaattttgcagaattttttttattcaatccaTTAAAAGTGTAACACATCGTacaatcaattaaaaatataacaCAATAGAAAAATATGAGTATActtctttagttatttttttatgactttttaaatagatattttttattttttggctcTAAAATTTTTCTCAGTTTTATGCATAGTTATAAAAATCGAACCGCACTAACCAGTTCGAATAAAAAATCG contains:
- the LOC112701998 gene encoding uncharacterized protein yields the protein MASANAIHIKHQKLAPEKNQDDPNNKFYYHFLYKAALVAIFFVILPMFPSQAPDFINQSLVTRNWELLHILFVGIAISYGLFSRKNDEKVEKENHGTKFDNAQTLVSRFLQVSSFFEDEAEIIPSSSSDESATTTTTTTSSNKVQTWNNQHYRKEPVVVVANQQQPAQHRSNFESKGGGGGSGSFASGEGSRIIGEKPLLLPVRSLKSRLCDDPHVDDADEIAKPVNGTTTSSVCLNRSNSNNKKIGSKRFSPSNSMKTRNGELEGPGSPRIVENMKDSNVVLPSPIPWRSRSGKEIETPTAQNPSSMEESEFNKVESRSVMRSQTYSRSSRTSPVSSAESVAKNSEKVMRKVVFCKSCPPPPPPPPPMFQKSVSMKPFRYGSSFNRSGSSFDKELKRSFTSEGRRTFIADNNNNNNNNKNMGSFSKSKEVKEQFDDQEPRRKNNKTGMGYENKMSFRTDKFMPEAKAPTMELAEEEEEEKEESFLEKGMMENDHYDDEDEDDDKSSEYEDEDVAREARMMQKEKVENLPPHVEEASKTEEEESAAPSCDVDKKADEFIAKFREQIRLQRIESIKRSTRTTRKSSR